One Nitrospinota bacterium genomic window carries:
- a CDS encoding DUF86 domain-containing protein, translated as MTKRNDGISLRQMRDHAQEALDLVKNLTREDIDYDRVLCLALIQLLQITGEAATRVSEEKKEATAEIKWNSIIALRNRLIHGYDSINIDILWSIIAKDLPELVERLNVEIAD; from the coding sequence ATGACAAAAAGGAATGACGGCATAAGCCTGCGCCAGATGCGCGATCACGCGCAAGAGGCGCTTGATCTTGTAAAGAACCTGACGCGGGAAGACATTGATTACGACCGTGTGCTATGCCTTGCCCTCATCCAGCTTCTTCAGATCACAGGCGAGGCGGCCACGAGAGTTTCAGAGGAAAAAAAGGAAGCGACGGCGGAAATAAAGTGGAATTCAATAATCGCCCTTCGCAACCGTCTTATTCACGGATACGATTCTATAAATATAGACATTCTGTGGAGCATAATAGCGAAAGACTTGCCGGAGTTGGTGGAAAGACTGAACGTTGAAATCGCGGATTAG
- a CDS encoding CoA pyrophosphatase, with translation MELDEFTRRASHALLMEPQGNAAPGRIMAATLAPVALINGEASFGFIRRSANLNYHPGQIAFPGGRMEPGETPVQTALREVEEETGIGGGHIKILGMLPLMDTASTGFAVWPVVGVVHGEPVMNVPNGEVEEFFWAPVDHFMNGSFVKRTTTLPGEGAPRPAFLYQGREIWGLTFRIVMRIVSLFEHRY, from the coding sequence ATGGAACTTGATGAATTCACCCGGCGGGCCTCGCATGCTCTTCTAATGGAGCCGCAAGGCAACGCCGCGCCCGGAAGGATAATGGCCGCAACGCTGGCCCCTGTGGCGCTTATAAACGGCGAAGCGTCCTTTGGATTCATACGCCGCTCCGCCAACCTGAACTATCACCCAGGCCAGATAGCCTTTCCCGGAGGGCGGATGGAGCCGGGGGAGACTCCCGTGCAGACCGCGTTGCGGGAGGTGGAAGAAGAGACCGGTATCGGAGGCGGGCACATAAAGATACTGGGCATGCTCCCTCTGATGGACACCGCCTCCACCGGCTTTGCCGTGTGGCCTGTGGTGGGGGTGGTGCATGGCGAGCCTGTGATGAACGTGCCCAACGGCGAGGTGGAGGAATTCTTCTGGGCGCCGGTGGACCATTTTATGAACGGCTCCTTCGTGAAAAGAACCACAACTCTCCCCGGCGAAGGCGCCCCCCGCCCAGCGTTCCTTTATCAGGGGAGGGAGATATGGGGGCTTACTTTCCGGATAGTGATGCGGATAGTGTCGCTATTCGAACACAGATATTAA
- a CDS encoding flagellar basal body-associated FliL family protein produces MAKKRRTELDIDKDLAPEPAPPPPPPVEAPPPPPPPEESAEAPRPVRKINKVKLMILVGLGTLGLLLTGLLIWGGVSLYASNQAKKAAEEAAKAEAAKAAKEPPAPKPNLYALQPFFINLAPGKGNGKATFARIEFSLETGSPAVEKDIERNVTLVRENIFFLLRNMSEDDLKGEEKLRQLSVDVAISINRSIQSGGITRALITELVLN; encoded by the coding sequence ATGGCCAAGAAAAGACGGACCGAGCTCGATATAGACAAAGATCTGGCGCCGGAGCCAGCTCCACCGCCACCGCCTCCCGTAGAAGCCCCCCCACCGCCGCCGCCGCCGGAAGAATCCGCGGAAGCGCCGCGTCCTGTCAGAAAAATAAACAAGGTCAAGCTTATGATCCTTGTGGGGCTTGGAACCCTGGGGCTGCTGCTCACGGGGCTTTTGATATGGGGCGGCGTATCGCTTTACGCCTCCAACCAGGCGAAAAAGGCGGCCGAAGAGGCGGCCAAGGCAGAGGCTGCCAAAGCTGCCAAGGAGCCTCCCGCGCCCAAGCCGAACCTGTATGCGCTGCAGCCTTTCTTCATCAACCTGGCGCCGGGAAAAGGGAATGGCAAGGCCACATTCGCCAGGATAGAATTTTCGCTTGAGACCGGTTCCCCGGCGGTGGAAAAGGACATCGAGCGGAACGTTACGCTTGTCCGTGAGAACATATTCTTCCTGCTGCGCAATATGAGCGAGGACGATTTGAAAGGGGAGGAGAAACTGCGCCAGCTGTCCGTGGACGTGGCCATTTCCATAAACCGCTCCATCCAGTCCGGAGGGATTACCCGCGCGCTGATAACGGAGCTTGTGCTCAATTAG
- a CDS encoding ABC transporter ATP-binding protein translates to MERRRGRGDDRHAVCPRLRTGRADIQRHAFAGPQRIVHNRPGASHDNERYGQRGRLGPISACGEDRLVTDLIPAALTQDLRFTYPDGALALDGVSLRVDDGQKVGLVGANGAGKSTLLLHLNGVLTGEGSVSVFGIPVIKRNLKEVRKRVGLVFQNPDDQLFMPTLLDDVAFGPRNMGLSENDAVAKAMDALNRLGLPQLSNRNGYHLSAGQKKRAAIATVLSMGVPLLALDEPTGGLDPKNRRELIATLKTIGGAQIIATHDFGLVRELCGRVVIMSDGKIVAEGAPDALLCDEELLKTHGLA, encoded by the coding sequence ATGGAACGCAGGCGTGGCAGGGGGGATGATCGGCACGCTGTATGTCCGCGGTTACGAACGGGGCGAGCGGATATACAACGCCATGCTTTCGCGGGGCCACAGCGGATCGTTCATAACAGGCCCGGCGCGAGCCATGACAATGAAAGATATGGCCAGCGTGGCCGCCTCGGCCCTATTTCTGCTTGCGGTGAGGATCGCCTCGTGACAGATTTGATACCGGCGGCGCTCACACAAGACCTGCGGTTCACATATCCGGACGGCGCTCTGGCGCTCGACGGTGTATCTTTGCGGGTGGACGATGGCCAGAAAGTGGGACTTGTTGGCGCCAACGGGGCGGGGAAATCAACGTTACTGCTCCACCTTAACGGCGTGCTGACGGGCGAAGGGAGCGTTTCGGTGTTCGGGATTCCGGTGATAAAACGCAACCTCAAGGAAGTCCGCAAGCGGGTCGGCCTTGTGTTCCAGAATCCGGACGACCAGCTTTTCATGCCCACCCTGCTCGACGACGTGGCCTTCGGCCCGCGCAACATGGGGCTTTCTGAAAATGATGCGGTCGCAAAAGCGATGGACGCGCTCAACAGGCTCGGGCTGCCGCAGCTTTCCAACAGGAACGGATATCACTTGAGCGCCGGGCAGAAAAAAAGGGCGGCCATCGCCACGGTGCTCTCCATGGGCGTTCCATTGCTGGCGCTCGACGAGCCGACGGGGGGGCTGGACCCGAAAAACAGGCGGGAGCTTATCGCAACGTTAAAGACGATAGGCGGGGCGCAGATAATCGCCACCCACGACTTCGGGCTTGTCCGGGAACTTTGCGGCAGGGTCGTGATCATGAGCGATGGCAAGATCGTGGCGGAAGGGGCGCCGGACGCACTGCTTTGCGATGAGGAACTTCTCAAAACCCACGGGCTGGCTTAA
- a CDS encoding DegV family protein, whose protein sequence is MGQALGLKPILKYSEGQVRSCAKAFGRRSMMEKLLGILENDARKPGFEGVYALAWSNNPEMRDELMEKMKKRLDMKSLVIGRISPVVGAHTGPGALGVFCY, encoded by the coding sequence GTGGGCCAAGCGCTGGGGCTAAAACCGATTTTAAAGTATTCGGAAGGGCAGGTGCGTTCGTGCGCAAAGGCCTTTGGAAGGCGCAGTATGATGGAAAAGCTCCTGGGGATCCTTGAAAATGACGCGCGCAAACCGGGATTCGAGGGGGTGTATGCCCTGGCATGGTCGAACAATCCGGAGATGAGGGACGAACTGATGGAGAAGATGAAGAAGCGGCTGGACATGAAATCGCTCGTCATCGGGCGCATATCCCCGGTCGTTGGCGCCCACACAGGCCCCGGCGCGCTGGGGGTGTTTTGCTATTGA
- a CDS encoding PDGLE domain-containing protein yields the protein MRNRYFFLTAMGVCLVLAAFVSPYASESPDGLEKVAAQGGFAPMEKESSARSLALFAGYTFPAPWGGKGAAGIFGALLAAAAGYGVGKFITRKSAAASTDNRG from the coding sequence ATGCGGAATCGCTATTTCTTTCTGACGGCCATGGGCGTATGCCTTGTTCTGGCGGCGTTCGTTTCGCCATATGCCTCCGAATCTCCGGACGGATTGGAAAAAGTGGCCGCGCAGGGGGGCTTTGCCCCGATGGAAAAAGAAAGTTCCGCGCGATCATTGGCGCTCTTCGCCGGTTACACCTTCCCGGCCCCTTGGGGTGGCAAGGGAGCGGCCGGTATTTTCGGGGCGCTGTTGGCCGCCGCCGCCGGGTATGGCGTGGGCAAGTTTATCACACGCAAAAGCGCGGCCGCTTCCACGGACAACCGGGGATGA
- a CDS encoding formylmethanofuran dehydrogenase subunit A, whose protein sequence is MDLRIVNGEVVDPAAGAMSENKTVHVSGGKIAPASAQNAEVINAAGCVVMPGGVDIHTHIAGPLFTAAMTAQTGSPPTPDEINERLRKTGVDYLLMGYTTVVEPAAPLAFAMQAHGHLARIPVLDKAMLVQAVLNEPVLRLIEKRDIARLSKILGWMVESSKSLSIKLTDPAADFKISPVEIIVSMADAVRRLGLPHPLHVHLNDLGAAAGHTAAVETVKALAGIPAHIAHLQFHCHGGSGGTPRSEAGRVAEAVNKNPNVTFDAGHIVFGPTVTVTSDSTFGPKLARITGKSAVEQGTGLGGGCFAQRYEYKASSLVNSMQWACGLELMLLAEDPWRAFLSTDHPNGGSFTSYPYIIRLLMDESFRKHETGKINPRGLALTSLPSIRREYSLGEIAVITRSGPARRLGLDNKGSLAAGADADIAIYRKDGDYEKMFTKAEWVIKAGLVVVRNGAVVDSPPGKTFYAPPLESFAEIPAEFASYPELADRERFPVTAGMLPWGKPVGG, encoded by the coding sequence ATGGATTTGCGGATAGTAAACGGCGAGGTGGTGGACCCGGCGGCCGGGGCGATGTCGGAGAATAAGACCGTCCATGTGTCCGGCGGCAAAATAGCCCCGGCGTCCGCGCAGAACGCCGAGGTGATAAACGCGGCCGGATGCGTGGTGATGCCTGGCGGCGTGGACATACACACGCATATCGCCGGTCCGCTTTTCACCGCCGCCATGACCGCGCAGACCGGATCGCCCCCCACGCCGGACGAAATAAACGAACGGTTGCGCAAGACCGGCGTGGACTATCTGCTTATGGGCTACACCACAGTGGTGGAGCCCGCCGCCCCTCTTGCCTTCGCGATGCAGGCCCACGGACATCTTGCCCGGATACCGGTCCTGGACAAGGCCATGCTCGTGCAGGCGGTGTTAAACGAGCCTGTATTGCGCCTGATCGAAAAAAGGGATATTGCGAGGCTTTCCAAAATCCTGGGCTGGATGGTGGAATCGTCCAAATCCCTTTCGATAAAACTGACCGATCCGGCGGCGGATTTTAAAATATCCCCGGTGGAGATAATCGTTTCCATGGCCGATGCTGTCCGCAGGCTTGGCCTCCCCCATCCGCTTCACGTCCACTTGAACGATCTTGGCGCGGCCGCAGGGCACACGGCGGCGGTGGAGACCGTCAAGGCGCTTGCCGGGATTCCGGCGCATATCGCCCACCTGCAATTCCACTGTCACGGCGGAAGCGGTGGAACTCCGCGCTCGGAGGCCGGGCGCGTGGCGGAGGCGGTGAACAAGAATCCGAACGTAACTTTCGACGCCGGGCATATAGTGTTCGGCCCAACTGTCACCGTCACCTCCGATTCCACATTCGGCCCCAAGCTTGCCAGGATCACCGGCAAAAGCGCCGTGGAGCAGGGCACCGGCCTTGGCGGCGGATGTTTTGCCCAGCGTTATGAATACAAGGCAAGCTCGCTTGTGAACAGCATGCAATGGGCCTGCGGGCTGGAATTGATGCTGCTGGCGGAAGATCCGTGGCGGGCGTTCCTGTCCACCGACCATCCGAACGGCGGGAGTTTCACATCATACCCATACATAATCCGTCTGCTGATGGACGAAAGTTTCAGAAAGCATGAGACGGGAAAAATTAATCCGCGGGGGCTGGCGCTGACGAGCCTCCCTTCAATCCGGCGGGAGTATTCGCTGGGTGAAATCGCGGTGATCACGCGTTCCGGCCCGGCAAGGCGGCTTGGGCTTGATAACAAAGGGAGCCTTGCCGCCGGCGCGGACGCGGACATCGCCATATACCGAAAGGACGGCGATTACGAAAAGATGTTCACGAAGGCCGAGTGGGTGATAAAAGCAGGGCTGGTGGTGGTGCGAAACGGGGCCGTGGTGGACAGTCCGCCGGGGAAAACATTTTACGCGCCGCCATTGGAAAGTTTTGCGGAAATTCCAGCCGAGTTCGCATCGTATCCAGAACTTGCGGACAGGGAGCGATTCCCTGTGACCGCAGGGATGCTCCCCTGGGGCAAGCCTGTGGGCGGTTGA
- a CDS encoding nucleotidyltransferase family protein — protein sequence MARVDGRIEFDAAKIPEICRRHNIARLALFGSVIHKDFRPESDVDALVEFEQGNTPGLEFFEIQAELSAACGRMVDLNTKQDLSPYFRDEVLGEAVVIYDKKE from the coding sequence ATGGCGCGAGTTGACGGGCGGATTGAGTTTGACGCGGCAAAAATACCGGAGATATGCCGCCGTCATAACATAGCCAGATTGGCCCTGTTTGGATCGGTGATCCACAAGGATTTCAGGCCCGAAAGCGATGTTGACGCCCTGGTGGAGTTCGAGCAGGGGAACACGCCAGGCCTTGAATTTTTCGAGATACAGGCGGAGCTGTCGGCTGCTTGCGGCAGGATGGTGGACCTTAATACCAAACAGGATTTAAGCCCGTATTTCAGGGATGAAGTGCTTGGCGAAGCTGTGGTGATTTATGACAAAAAGGAATGA
- a CDS encoding SPFH domain-containing protein has protein sequence MKKHLLTLIALALAVSSGACGFTRVETGEAGLRKTWDGEIKSEELGVGFHQTIVGSVIIFATKEILLTEENMTPASKDKSTLKDFDINFTYTVDPKSIAELYTKYSITSHMTNPKSEGYEIFPMGNFVTTIVRAATYSAVAEFDALEVNNNRKQIEERVKSLANEKLAGEKLEGKVHVNMVTVRNIQLAPEIVESANRVSQAQNELTAKKTQVEIAVQEGRRIEALSRQTDEKYVRLLNAQAAMKTAEAIEEAAKKGSTIWVVPNNFVSLGNTTGR, from the coding sequence ATGAAAAAGCATTTGCTGACGTTGATTGCGCTTGCGCTGGCGGTGTCGTCCGGGGCGTGCGGGTTCACTCGCGTGGAGACGGGCGAAGCGGGCCTGCGCAAGACCTGGGACGGCGAGATCAAGTCCGAAGAGCTGGGAGTCGGCTTCCATCAGACGATCGTCGGCAGCGTCATCATCTTCGCCACCAAGGAGATATTGCTCACCGAGGAGAACATGACCCCGGCCTCCAAGGACAAGTCCACCCTGAAGGACTTCGACATCAATTTCACGTACACGGTGGACCCCAAGTCCATCGCCGAACTGTACACCAAGTACAGCATCACTTCGCACATGACAAACCCCAAAAGCGAAGGGTATGAAATCTTTCCGATGGGCAATTTTGTCACCACCATAGTGCGCGCCGCCACATATTCGGCGGTGGCGGAGTTCGACGCCCTGGAGGTGAACAACAACCGCAAGCAGATCGAGGAGCGCGTCAAGTCGCTGGCGAACGAAAAACTGGCCGGAGAAAAGCTTGAAGGCAAGGTCCACGTCAACATGGTCACGGTCCGGAACATCCAGCTTGCCCCGGAGATAGTGGAAAGCGCCAACCGCGTCTCGCAGGCGCAGAACGAATTGACGGCGAAAAAGACGCAGGTTGAGATCGCCGTGCAGGAGGGAAGACGGATCGAGGCTCTGTCCCGGCAGACGGACGAGAAATACGTGCGCCTGCTCAATGCCCAGGCGGCGATGAAGACCGCCGAGGCGATCGAAGAGGCGGCCAAGAAAGGCTCGACGATATGGGTTGTCCCGAACAACTTCGTGTCGCTTGGGAACACCACGGGAAGATAA
- a CDS encoding type II toxin-antitoxin system RelE/ParE family toxin, whose translation MKIFQSRSFQQKVKKLAKQEKDILDAQIKAIVENISIGDEKKGDLRGVFIHKFKLKNTQYLLAYRKSGKDIELVMIGPHENYYRDSKQYLKNR comes from the coding sequence GTGAAAATATTCCAGTCAAGATCGTTCCAGCAAAAAGTTAAAAAGCTCGCAAAACAGGAAAAGGACATCCTGGACGCGCAGATAAAAGCAATCGTGGAAAATATTTCCATCGGCGATGAAAAAAAAGGCGACCTGCGGGGCGTATTCATCCACAAATTCAAGCTTAAGAACACACAATACCTCCTCGCCTACCGCAAATCGGGAAAGGATATTGAGCTTGTCATGATCGGTCCGCACGAAAACTATTACCGGGATTCGAAGCAATACCTGAAAAACCGGTGA
- a CDS encoding ParA family protein, producing the protein MANRKGGSGKTTTAVNLAAGLALRGERVLLVDMDPQASASIHLGAEADDDTPCIYELLLGMEEDAGKAVVKTKVEKLDIIPAAPRLAGAELELCDLPGRERRLSHLWQGLMAKYTYVIVDCPVSLGILALNALVACDEIIAPVQTHHLSIVAVRRLHEIVQKVNATLNPALKIVGLVPTMVDRRMKISDELIAQMEKAYGRNLLRPIIRLDAKLAEAPARGKPIQLFAPKSNGAYDYTVLADDIRTM; encoded by the coding sequence TTGGCAAACCGCAAAGGCGGGTCGGGAAAGACCACCACCGCGGTGAACCTGGCCGCCGGGCTTGCCCTGCGCGGGGAGCGTGTGCTGCTCGTGGACATGGACCCGCAGGCTTCCGCCTCCATCCACCTTGGGGCCGAGGCGGACGATGATACGCCGTGCATATACGAACTGCTGCTGGGGATGGAGGAGGACGCGGGCAAGGCGGTGGTGAAGACCAAGGTGGAAAAGCTGGATATCATTCCGGCGGCGCCTCGCCTTGCCGGGGCGGAACTGGAACTATGCGATCTGCCCGGGCGGGAGCGGCGGCTTTCACACCTGTGGCAGGGTCTTATGGCGAAGTACACATACGTTATCGTGGACTGCCCGGTGTCGCTGGGTATATTGGCGCTCAACGCCCTTGTGGCCTGCGATGAAATTATCGCCCCGGTGCAGACCCATCATCTTTCCATAGTGGCGGTGCGGCGGCTGCACGAAATAGTGCAGAAGGTCAACGCCACGCTCAATCCCGCGCTGAAAATTGTGGGCCTCGTGCCGACGATGGTGGACAGGAGGATGAAAATAAGCGACGAACTTATCGCGCAGATGGAAAAAGCGTACGGGCGCAACCTGCTGCGCCCCATCATCAGATTGGACGCCAAATTGGCGGAGGCCCCGGCCCGTGGCAAGCCGATACAATTGTTCGCCCCCAAGTCCAACGGCGCCTATGATTACACCGTGCTGGCCGACGACATAAGGACGATGTGA
- a CDS encoding tetratricopeptide repeat protein — protein sequence MKALDFKDMTVLVVDDMFNMRRTIKNMLRHIGFESVIEAESGQRAWEIISSTPKKIDMVVSDWNMPELPGLELLRRVRDSARHRDTPFIIITAEVSEAKIVQAAETEVDGYLIKPFVAKALEEKINAIFDNRENPPPFEKYLRVGDNAQEAKEYDKAIEAFKEALRIRPDSARARCAIGEAYKLKGNMAEAEKWLAEAIRTNPQYTKAYESMSQVYEAAGKPDLAVKTLEKAAEISPNNPERSLEIGKLYLKQGNKEKADHALQIALKNAGHNAAIHTEIGEVYLTSGDDTRAAAAFSSSINIIEDVHVYNRLAIALRKKGQYDEAYKAYQKALKLSPDDEVLYFNIGRLYMEQDLFKEAEQAFLQALKLDPEFNECKAMLQKLKETAGGRAR from the coding sequence ATGAAAGCACTAGATTTCAAGGATATGACCGTGCTTGTGGTGGACGATATGTTCAACATGAGGCGGACGATAAAGAACATGCTCCGCCATATAGGCTTTGAGAGCGTGATCGAGGCTGAAAGCGGCCAGCGGGCATGGGAGATCATCAGCTCCACGCCGAAGAAAATAGACATGGTGGTATCGGACTGGAACATGCCGGAACTCCCGGGGCTGGAGCTTTTACGGCGGGTCAGGGACTCCGCCCGCCATCGCGACACCCCCTTCATCATAATCACCGCCGAGGTGTCTGAAGCGAAGATAGTGCAGGCCGCCGAGACGGAGGTGGACGGATACCTTATCAAGCCGTTCGTGGCCAAGGCGCTGGAGGAGAAGATCAACGCCATTTTCGACAACCGGGAAAATCCGCCCCCTTTCGAGAAATACCTGAGGGTGGGGGACAACGCCCAGGAGGCCAAAGAGTATGACAAGGCCATCGAAGCGTTCAAAGAGGCGTTGCGGATAAGGCCGGACTCCGCCCGGGCGCGTTGCGCCATCGGCGAGGCGTACAAGCTCAAGGGAAACATGGCCGAGGCGGAGAAATGGCTGGCCGAGGCCATCCGCACGAATCCGCAGTACACCAAGGCGTATGAGAGCATGAGCCAGGTGTACGAGGCCGCCGGCAAGCCGGATCTGGCCGTGAAGACGCTGGAGAAGGCCGCCGAGATCAGCCCGAACAATCCGGAGCGGAGCCTTGAGATAGGCAAGCTTTACTTGAAGCAGGGGAACAAGGAAAAGGCGGACCATGCCCTGCAGATAGCCCTGAAAAACGCCGGGCACAACGCCGCCATCCACACGGAGATCGGCGAGGTGTACCTCACTTCCGGGGACGACACGCGGGCCGCCGCCGCGTTCTCCAGCTCCATAAACATAATCGAGGACGTGCACGTCTATAACAGGCTGGCCATAGCCCTTCGCAAGAAGGGTCAGTATGACGAGGCGTACAAGGCATACCAGAAGGCCCTCAAGCTTTCGCCGGACGACGAGGTGCTTTACTTCAACATCGGCAGGCTGTACATGGAGCAGGACCTTTTCAAGGAGGCCGAACAGGCATTCCTGCAGGCCCTCAAGCTCGATCCGGAATTCAACGAGTGCAAGGCCATGCTTCAAAAGCTCAAGGAGACAGCCGGAGGGCGCGCCAGGTGA
- a CDS encoding HEAT repeat domain-containing protein, with amino-acid sequence MDQQTESVVLKALEDSDANVRKAAAVSLAKCESTHAKSALIKAIKDKVWQIRESVINSIGEANITEASDVLFKVLGCEDDASARKAILQWAVSKGEEAADAKPKAGGVPGAADPKKPVGEPWQVKKAAALALSKIRPDIAVQPLIAALAVDNPTAKMAAMAGLGNINATQAAGPLIEFLSNADWNVRKMAAQTLGRLKAEEAADGLYTLLGDEKFAVRMEAVIAINHIKPAEAVVALSKVVVSDNNYEVRKVAATALGNMKTMDAVPALEKAMDDENWMVRKAAVDALTNLKAVEALGRITLSLADEQEDVRSSAAVSVIRLSQIA; translated from the coding sequence ATGGATCAGCAGACCGAATCGGTGGTTTTAAAGGCTCTGGAAGACTCGGACGCCAACGTGCGCAAGGCGGCGGCGGTGTCCCTTGCCAAGTGTGAAAGCACGCACGCCAAGTCCGCGCTCATCAAGGCGATCAAGGACAAGGTGTGGCAGATACGCGAGTCTGTGATCAATTCCATCGGCGAGGCGAACATCACCGAGGCTTCGGACGTATTGTTCAAGGTGCTCGGTTGCGAGGATGACGCTTCGGCCCGCAAGGCGATTCTGCAATGGGCAGTGTCCAAAGGTGAAGAGGCGGCTGACGCAAAGCCCAAAGCCGGAGGCGTTCCAGGCGCGGCGGACCCGAAAAAGCCGGTGGGCGAACCGTGGCAGGTGAAAAAAGCGGCCGCCCTTGCGTTGAGCAAGATCAGGCCCGATATCGCCGTGCAGCCGCTGATAGCGGCCCTGGCGGTGGACAATCCCACCGCGAAAATGGCGGCCATGGCCGGGCTTGGGAACATAAACGCGACGCAGGCGGCCGGGCCTTTGATCGAGTTCCTTTCCAACGCGGACTGGAACGTGCGCAAGATGGCGGCGCAGACTTTGGGCAGGCTGAAGGCCGAAGAGGCCGCAGACGGGCTTTACACCCTTTTGGGAGACGAAAAATTCGCCGTCCGCATGGAGGCGGTGATAGCGATAAACCATATAAAGCCGGCCGAAGCTGTGGTGGCGCTGTCCAAGGTGGTGGTGTCCGACAACAATTATGAAGTTCGCAAAGTGGCCGCAACGGCCCTTGGCAACATGAAGACCATGGACGCGGTCCCGGCGCTTGAAAAGGCCATGGATGACGAGAACTGGATGGTGCGCAAGGCTGCTGTGGACGCCCTGACAAACCTGAAGGCCGTGGAAGCCCTTGGCCGGATAACGCTGAGCCTGGCGGACGAGCAGGAAGACGTCCGGTCATCCGCCGCCGTAAGCGTGATACGCCTAAGCCAGATCGCATAA
- the lpdA gene encoding dihydrolipoyl dehydrogenase, with translation MESFDIAVIGAGPGGYSAALRGAALGLSVSIVEKGEIGGVCLNTGCVPAKSWVAAAETVDFAKAMGQFAAEPFSYTIDFAKMAARQRAIVAQFRKAVTVALEKAGVKIFHGEGRFVSPSAMFVGDAKIGFKNAVIAAGSIPARLFDFDPALLLDNTSIFDLESAPKSILIIGGGAIGCEMAGVMSRLGAEVTIVEAMRRILPMEDAEVADTLSREFRKRKINVITGSGVAKLEKSGEMIVATLKDGKTVTAEKALVSVGRKYATAALGLDKAGVATGARGDIPSDEFGRTSVDNIFAVGDVAGKNLLAYTAYKEGILAAEVIAGKNPQAPVKTAIPSVVFTIPEIGSVGVTEDSAPAGHKKGIFLFRALARAHAAGEIAGFVKIIADGTTDKLLGVHIIGPRATDMVHTACIAMACGLTAQKFGEMAFAHPTFAEAMMEAAHDVHGVSIHK, from the coding sequence ATGGAGTCGTTCGATATTGCGGTGATAGGGGCGGGGCCGGGGGGGTACTCGGCGGCCTTGCGGGGGGCGGCCCTCGGGCTTTCCGTGTCGATAGTGGAAAAAGGGGAGATCGGCGGGGTCTGCCTGAACACGGGATGCGTCCCTGCCAAAAGCTGGGTGGCGGCGGCGGAGACGGTGGACTTTGCCAAGGCGATGGGGCAGTTCGCCGCGGAACCGTTCAGCTATACGATTGACTTTGCCAAGATGGCGGCGCGGCAGAGGGCCATCGTCGCCCAGTTCCGGAAGGCCGTGACCGTGGCGCTGGAAAAGGCCGGTGTGAAGATATTCCATGGCGAGGGGAGGTTTGTGTCACCGTCGGCCATGTTCGTTGGCGATGCCAAGATCGGTTTTAAAAACGCGGTGATCGCCGCAGGTTCCATCCCCGCCCGGCTTTTCGATTTTGATCCGGCGCTCCTGCTGGACAACACTTCCATTTTTGATCTTGAGTCCGCGCCCAAGTCCATCCTGATAATCGGCGGCGGCGCCATCGGATGCGAGATGGCGGGGGTGATGTCCCGGCTTGGCGCGGAAGTGACCATTGTGGAGGCCATGAGGCGCATATTGCCGATGGAGGACGCGGAGGTGGCCGATACGCTGTCCCGCGAATTCCGGAAGCGCAAGATCAACGTGATCACTGGCTCCGGCGTGGCGAAACTGGAAAAATCGGGAGAAATGATCGTTGCCACGCTAAAAGATGGAAAAACGGTGACCGCCGAAAAAGCGCTGGTGTCCGTCGGGCGAAAGTATGCGACGGCGGCGCTTGGGCTGGACAAGGCGGGGGTCGCCACCGGGGCGCGGGGCGATATCCCGTCGGATGAATTCGGCCGCACATCGGTGGATAACATCTTCGCGGTTGGTGACGTGGCGGGGAAAAATCTTCTGGCGTACACGGCGTACAAGGAGGGGATATTGGCCGCCGAAGTGATCGCAGGCAAAAATCCACAGGCTCCGGTGAAGACCGCGATTCCGTCGGTGGTTTTCACCATCCCGGAGATAGGTTCCGTTGGGGTGACGGAGGATTCCGCCCCGGCTGGACACAAAAAGGGGATATTCCTTTTCCGCGCGCTGGCCCGGGCCCACGCCGCCGGGGAGATCGCCGGGTTCGTAAAGATCATCGCAGACGGGACGACGGACAAATTGCTCGGCGTCCACATAATCGGCCCGCGCGCCACCGACATGGTCCATACAGCCTGCATTGCCATGGCATGCGGCCTGACCGCGCAAAAATTCGGCGAAATGGCGTTCGCCCATCCCACCTTCGCAGAGGCGATGATGGAGGCGGCCCACGACGTCCACGGCGTTTCCATCCATAAGTGA